The genomic region AAGGTCGGGACCAACTACCTCGACTTCGGGATGCCCTTGGATAGCACTGGCCCGGAGTTCGACAAGCTCGATAAGATGTGCAGGGATGCGAGGATCACAGCGATGATCGGGATGGGCGAGGAACCCGGGATATCCGATGTGTTTGCAGTCCATGCGGCCAGCAAACTCGACCGAGCCGACGAGGCTAACACCTATGATGGTGACACTGGCATTGTGGATGGGCTGAGCTTCTTCTCGCTCTGGTCTCCCGTAGATCTCCTCGACGAAACCAGCGTCCCGGCAGCTGTGTTCAGGGACGGCAGGATCGAATTCATTCCGCCAATGAGCGCAAGACAGATGTATGATTTCCCGCAGCCCCTAGGCCGGCTGCCGGTGTACAAGACGAATCATGATGAGACCTACTTCATGCCGATGCATATCAAGACTCTGAAAGACGTTTCTTTCAACATCTGCATCGACGACGGATTCGCGCGGGCAGCTGTCATGCTACGGAAAATGGGCATGTTGAGCAAGGAGCCAGTGGATGTCAAGGGAGCCACAGTGAGGCCCCTGGACGCGGTCGCCGCCATGATGCCGAGTCCGGTGGACTTCGCGGGGAAGGTGAAGGGACACACTGGATTCGCGGTCGAGGTCATCGGCGAACTAAAGGGCAAGAAGACCAAGGTCAGGCTATGGACGATCATGTCCCATGAAAAGGCCTACGAGTTGTACAATACCAATGCTGGCGCGTACTACGTGGGGACCGGGGGAGCGATAGCCGCTGAGATGTTCGTTGACGGCGAGGTCAGGGAGAAAGGATTCGTGATTCCCGAGCAACTGTCAACCGAGAGCTTCATCGCCCGATTGCGCCAGAAAGGTGTGGAATTCGTGGAAGAGACGACTCCGTGTTGAGCATGGCAGATCCTCGCCGGAATGGAGAACGCCTCGCCCCTCAGTGGCCGCTGAGTTCTCGTGCCAAACCCGAAGGGAATTGCCCCACTGGTTCATTCCGAAAGGGTTCTCTCGACCTGCCACACCTCTCGTTATCAGGTTTGGGAATAGCAAGATAGGCATTAGTAGCATTCAGAGGCCGTTTTCCATACCGGATGCGCGTTATCAGAGAGACAGGGTTGACGAATGAGAGCCTGGGGCTGAATTGCCACGCGAACACAGCTCCGTTCCGTCCAAGCACGGAGTAGGATGCTCATGCCGTTGTCTGTTGATCTATTTTCACCAGGCTCATCAAGTCACAGCATGGCGCTCAGCCAAGAAAGGGGTATGTAGTGAGCCGCAGGAACCCGGATCAACTCAGGAATCAGTTCGATCTGGGAGATGTCCAGGTCACCTGGCTAACGACGCAGTCTGGGGATGGGTGTGTCGACTCCTCGAGACCAAATCTTCTGGCGCACGCGATAATGGAATTCTTCCAGAACAACAAGAACGCTATAGTCCTCATTGACGGGATCGAATCGATCGTTGTCTACAACGACTTCAACAAGGCTGTGAAAATGCTGGAACAGATCAACGACTTCGTCATGCAGTATCATGGCTACCTGATCATCTCCATAGACCCCACGGCTTTCAATCCGCGCGAGAGAGCGATTATCGAGAGGAATTTCGAGACCATATCTATTCCGAGGATCGGCTCCCAGGAATGACGGCCGACAGCGAATCATATGGCCTTATCCAATCAGTTTCTCAACGCACTCCCGGAAGACCGCCGTGTGGAAATCTACATCCTTCTTTGTCGTGTAGGGCGAGATCAGCGCCATGTTGTGGAACGGAGTCAGAAGTATGCCACGGTTCAGAGCCATAAGATGCATCAGCTTCTCCAGCTCGTAGTCCTTTGATGCGTCATACTCTCCCCCGTTCTTTGGCGGGTCAGGCGTGTTGTGGTATTCGATTCTGACGCCCAAGCGCACCACATGCCAAGGCACCCCGGTCTCATTGATCACATCCTTGATCCCTTTCTCGAACCGCTCAGCCAGGGGCATCATTTTCTCGAAGCTCTTCTCCGTGATGACCTTTTCCATGGTTGCCTTCATGGCAGCCACCGCAAGAGCGTTCCCTGTGAGTGTGCCTCCTAGGCCACTCTCGTCTGTCCCGTCTGAAAGTATGCGCTCCATCACTCTGTCTGCTACAAACTGGCTTATCCCGAAAGCGGCCACAGGCACACCCGAGGCAA from Candidatus Thermoplasmatota archaeon harbors:
- a CDS encoding saccharopine dehydrogenase NADP-binding domain-containing protein; its protein translation is MKIVELGCGVCGLVCAEHLARNPKVEELILADARTDAAEKLAKRLRNDRMTVRKVDGTDPKALKSLLKGCDLVIATMPWRLNRLPLEIAAKVGTNYLDFGMPLDSTGPEFDKLDKMCRDARITAMIGMGEEPGISDVFAVHAASKLDRADEANTYDGDTGIVDGLSFFSLWSPVDLLDETSVPAAVFRDGRIEFIPPMSARQMYDFPQPLGRLPVYKTNHDETYFMPMHIKTLKDVSFNICIDDGFARAAVMLRKMGMLSKEPVDVKGATVRPLDAVAAMMPSPVDFAGKVKGHTGFAVEVIGELKGKKTKVRLWTIMSHEKAYELYNTNAGAYYVGTGGAIAAEMFVDGEVREKGFVIPEQLSTESFIARLRQKGVEFVEETTPC
- a CDS encoding DUF835 domain-containing protein — protein: MSRRNPDQLRNQFDLGDVQVTWLTTQSGDGCVDSSRPNLLAHAIMEFFQNNKNAIVLIDGIESIVVYNDFNKAVKMLEQINDFVMQYHGYLIISIDPTAFNPRERAIIERNFETISIPRIGSQE